One stretch of Pandoraea oxalativorans DNA includes these proteins:
- a CDS encoding oxidative damage protection protein, with protein MARMVQCIKLGTEAEGLDFPPMPGELGKRLWESVSKEAWAGWLKQQTMLINENRLNMADPRARQYLVKQTEKYFFGDGADVAQGYVPPPSE; from the coding sequence ATGGCCCGCATGGTTCAATGCATCAAACTCGGCACCGAAGCCGAAGGTCTCGATTTTCCGCCCATGCCCGGTGAACTCGGCAAACGCCTCTGGGAAAGCGTCTCGAAAGAAGCCTGGGCCGGATGGCTCAAGCAACAAACTATGCTCATCAACGAGAACCGCCTGAACATGGCCGATCCCCGCGCCCGACAGTACCTCGTGAAGCAAACCGAGAAGTACTTCTTCGGCGACGGTGCCGACGTCGCACAAGGCTACGTGCCGCCGCCTTCCGAGTGA
- the argA gene encoding amino-acid N-acetyltransferase — protein MLTEPDPALQDEETAHQAQFVDWLRSVAPYIHAFRDKTFVVAFGGELVAAGGLDSLIQDVALLCAMGMHIVLVHGSRPQVEEQMRLRHIESHFAQQLRITDAAALEAVKEAAGELRLDIEASISQGLPNTPMGNARISVVSGNFVTGRPVGIVDGVDFQHTGVVRKVDAESIRLSLANGKIVLLSPLGFSPTGQSFNLTMEDVASSAAIALRADKLIFITETPGVLNEYNELQRELTLEDAQRMQSQGTIDRDSAFYLKYATRACRAGVGRAHIVPFSLDGSMLLELFSHDGVGTMISYENLESLREATIDDVGGILQLIEPLESDGTLVRRGRHQLERDIDHFSVIEHDGRLFGCAALYPYPSERIGEMACLTVDPEAQGSGDGERLLKHIEQRARARGLERLFVLTTRTEHWFLKRGFVKAGVDDLPADRRRLYNWQRRSLVLIKKL, from the coding sequence ATGCTGACCGAACCCGACCCCGCCCTCCAAGACGAAGAGACCGCCCATCAAGCCCAGTTCGTGGACTGGCTGCGCTCGGTCGCTCCTTATATCCATGCCTTCCGTGACAAGACCTTTGTGGTCGCCTTTGGCGGCGAACTGGTCGCGGCCGGTGGACTCGACTCCCTGATTCAGGACGTCGCGCTGCTGTGCGCCATGGGCATGCACATCGTGCTGGTGCACGGCTCGCGACCCCAGGTCGAGGAGCAGATGCGCTTGCGACATATCGAATCGCACTTCGCTCAGCAGTTGCGCATCACGGATGCCGCCGCGCTCGAGGCCGTGAAGGAAGCGGCTGGCGAACTGCGTCTGGATATCGAGGCATCGATCAGCCAGGGGCTGCCGAACACGCCGATGGGCAACGCGCGCATCAGCGTCGTATCGGGCAACTTCGTGACCGGTCGCCCGGTCGGCATCGTCGACGGTGTGGACTTCCAGCACACGGGCGTGGTCCGCAAGGTCGACGCCGAGTCGATCCGCCTGTCGCTCGCGAACGGCAAGATCGTGCTGCTCTCGCCGCTCGGCTTCTCGCCGACCGGCCAGTCGTTCAATCTGACGATGGAAGACGTGGCGTCGTCCGCCGCCATCGCATTGCGCGCGGACAAGCTGATCTTCATCACCGAGACGCCTGGCGTTCTCAACGAATACAACGAGTTGCAGCGTGAACTGACGTTGGAAGACGCCCAGCGCATGCAGTCTCAGGGCACCATCGACCGTGACTCGGCCTTCTACCTGAAGTACGCCACGCGCGCCTGCCGCGCCGGCGTAGGCCGTGCGCACATCGTGCCGTTCTCGCTCGACGGCAGCATGCTGCTCGAACTCTTCTCGCACGATGGCGTGGGCACGATGATCTCGTACGAGAATCTGGAAAGCCTGCGCGAAGCGACCATCGACGACGTCGGCGGTATTCTGCAACTCATCGAACCGCTGGAATCGGACGGCACGCTGGTCCGCCGCGGCCGCCACCAGCTCGAACGCGACATCGACCACTTCTCGGTCATCGAGCACGATGGACGCCTCTTCGGTTGCGCAGCGCTCTATCCGTACCCCTCCGAGCGCATCGGCGAGATGGCCTGCCTGACGGTCGATCCGGAAGCGCAGGGCTCAGGCGACGGCGAACGTCTGCTCAAACACATCGAGCAACGCGCCCGCGCCCGAGGTCTGGAGCGCCTGTTCGTGCTCACGACCCGCACGGAACACTGGTTCCTCAAACGCGGCTTCGTCAAAGCAGGCGTCGACGATCTGCCCGCCGACCGCCGCCGCCTCTACAACTGGCAGCGCCGCTCGTTGGTGCTCATCAAGAAACTGTAA